Part of the Thermoanaerobaculia bacterium genome is shown below.
GCCGGGTTGCAGTGGTGGCCGCTCTCGATGACGGAGGCACTCGGCTTCGCAACCGGCGGGAGCTGCGTCTGGCTGTGCGTGCGCGAGCACATCTGGAACTGGCCGTTGGGCCTGGCGAACAACCTGGTCTTTTTCCTTCTCTTCGGGCACAGCCGGCTCTACGCCGACATGGGGCTCCAGGTCGTCTACTTCGCTTTCGGGGTCTACGGCTGGTGGAACTGGGTCTACGGCGGCGAGCGCCTCGGGGCGCTGCGAATCTCGCGCACACCGGTCACCGAATGGCTGCTTCTCGCGGCACTCGCGCCGCTCGCCACCTGGGGCCTCTGGGGGGTGCTGGTCGAGGTCCAGGGCGCCTCGCCCTTCTGGGACGCGACGACCACCGTCCTCAGCCTGGTGGCGCAGTACCTGCTCTGCCGCAAGCGGCTGGAGAACTGGCTGGTCTGGATCGTCGTCGACGCCCTCTACGTGCCGCTCTACCTGTCGCGTGACCTGCACCTGACGGCCCTGCTCTACG
Proteins encoded:
- a CDS encoding nicotinamide mononucleotide transporter, with protein sequence MALLSAALLVAAGLQWWPLSMTEALGFATGGSCVWLCVREHIWNWPLGLANNLVFFLLFGHSRLYADMGLQVVYFAFGVYGWWNWVYGGERLGALRISRTPVTEWLLLAALAPLATWGLWGVLVEVQGASPFWDATTTVLSLVAQYLLCRKRLENWLVWIVVDALYVPLYLSRDLHLTALLYAVFLLMCLYGLRAWLPGGAVEPEGPRAVP